A stretch of Odocoileus virginianus isolate 20LAN1187 ecotype Illinois chromosome 31, Ovbor_1.2, whole genome shotgun sequence DNA encodes these proteins:
- the DOK2 gene encoding docking protein 2, with protein sequence MEDVLVKQGCLYLQQQQTFGKKWRRFGAALYGGSGCALARLELQEGSEKSRRGEAPRRVIRLNDCLRVSEASGEASSPRDTSSFFLETTERLYLLAAPTAERGDWIQAICLLAFPGQRKEQSGLEGKGGRPRMEENELYSSATAGTPRKEFAVTIRPTEVSERCRLRGSYTLRVGESALELWGGPESGTQLYEWPYRFLRRFGRDKVTFSFEAGRRCVSGEGNFELETRQGNEIFLALEEAISAQKNAAPAGPQAQPVPVPAVLPRPESPYARPHDSLPPPSPTVPVPAPRQQRGLEGEYAVPFDAVARTLGKSLRGILAVPPQAPADPLYDSIEDHPHPRPDHIYDEPEGMATLALYDSPQEPRGDAWRRQATADRDSSGLKHGYIAGQDITASGWPQGTEYDNVVLKKGPK encoded by the exons ATGGAGGACGTGCTGGTGAAGCAGGGCTGCCTGTATctccagcagcagcagactttcGGGAAG AAATGGCGCCGGTTTGGGGCTGCACTGTATGGAGGTTCAGGCTGTGCACTGGCCCGGCTGGAGCTCCAGGAGGGCTCGGAGAAGTCGCGTCGGGGAGAGGCCCCCCGGAGGGTCATCCGCCTCAATGACTGCCTGCGGGTGTCCGAAGCCAGCGGGGAGGCCAGCAGCCCCCGGGACACCAGCAGCTTCTTCCTGGAGACCACGGAACGCCTGTACCTGCTGGCTGCCCCCACCGCCGAGCGTGGCGACTGGATACAGGCCATCTGCCTCCTGGCCTTCCCC GGTCAGCGGAAGGAGCAGTCAGGGCTGGAGGGGAAGGGTGGCCGGCCCCGCATGGAGGAGAATGAACTGTACAGCAGCGCGACCGCAG GGACCCCCCGAAAGGAGTTTGCTGTGACCATAAGACCCACAGAAGTCAGTGAGAGGTGCCGGCTCCGCGGATCCTACACCCTCCGGGTTGGGGAGAGTGCCCTGGAGCTGTGGGGCGGCCCCGAGTCGGGCACCCAGCTCTATGAATGGCCTTACAGGTTCCTGCGGCGCTTTGGGCGGGATAAG gtaacCTTCTCCTTTGAGGCTGGCCGGCGCTGCGTCTCAGGAGAGGGCAACTTTGAGCTCGAAACCAGGCAAGGCAATgagatcttcctggccctggAAGAGGCCATCTCTGCCCAGAAGAATGCTGCCCCTGctgggccccaggcccagccAGTCCCTGTCCCCGCAGTGCTGCCCCGGCCGGAGAGCCCCTACGCCCGACCCCATGACTCGCTGCCACCACCGTCGCCCACCGTCCCGGTGCCCGCTCCCCGGCAGCAGCGCGGACTAGAGGGGGAGTACGCCGTGCCCTTCGATGCCGTGGCCCGGACCCTCGGGAAGAGCTTGAGGGGCATCCTGGCCGTCCCTCCCCAGGCCCCGGCCGACCCTCTGTACGACAGCATCGAGGACCACCCGCACCCACGACCCGACCACATATATGATGAGCCCGAGGGGATGGCCACCCTGGCCTTGTATGACAGCCCGCAGGAGCCCCGGGGCGAtgcctggaggaggcaggccaCAGCCGACAGGGACTCCAGTGGCCTCAAGCATGGCTACATAGCGGGACAGGACATCACCGCCTCTGGCTGGCCACAGGGGACCGAGTATGACAATGTCGTACTTAAGAAAGGCCCAAAGTGA